One Campylobacter concisus DNA segment encodes these proteins:
- the cutA gene encoding divalent-cation tolerance protein CutA has translation MRILITSVAKKKEAKKLSKKLVKKGLAACVSSFSAKSIYLWQEKLCDEKEQILLIKTDVKFKKVAKFIRKHHSYETPEILTLKPKEVFKKYENWIKKSTTKGKK, from the coding sequence ATGAGAATTTTAATCACCTCAGTCGCAAAGAAAAAAGAGGCAAAAAAACTAAGCAAAAAGCTCGTAAAAAAGGGCCTTGCAGCTTGCGTGAGTAGCTTTAGCGCAAAGAGCATTTATCTTTGGCAAGAGAAGCTTTGTGATGAAAAAGAGCAAATTTTACTCATAAAAACGGACGTGAAATTTAAAAAAGTGGCTAAATTTATAAGAAAGCACCACAGCTACGAAACCCCAGAAATTTTGACACTTAAGCCAAAAGAGGTTTTTAAAAAATATGAAAATTGGATAAAAAAATCAACCACAAAAGGCAAAAAATGA
- the thrC gene encoding threonine synthase, which translates to MRLTPTRSVKDEKVKNVNLSTAMLSPSSAHGGLYAPKKLPKITKAKWQELSNLSYEKLALHIISLFKFDVSEAFFKKALKRYASFDDPKHPVIFKKIDKNLYVNELYHGPTRAFKDMALQPFGSLLSQLAKERGERYLIMCATSGDTGPATLQTFANDENIKVVCLYPDGGTSEVQKLQMQTMQGENLKVFGIKGDFDDAQRALKTLLANDKFKSELKKKRLKLSAANSVNFGRILFQIIYHAYAYANLLKQKALKANESFDIIVPSGNFGNALGAYYAKKMGAKIGKIKIASNANNILTQFFTTGVYDLRDKKLVKTISPAMDILISSNVERLLFDKFGSVRTNELMQSLAKDKFYKLSKQELEALKEDFEASWCDDKECEAYIAKLAKSGYAIDPHTATCFKMVDAGRINVITSTAHWVKFTPSMIKACQIKDTKDEKDALAKTAKILNDSVPSSINSLFSAKILHKNIIKEDEIEKCVLEWIER; encoded by the coding sequence ATGAGACTAACACCAACTAGAAGCGTGAAAGATGAAAAGGTAAAAAACGTAAATTTAAGCACAGCTATGCTTAGCCCAAGCTCCGCTCACGGCGGACTTTACGCGCCAAAGAAGCTACCAAAGATCACAAAGGCAAAGTGGCAAGAGCTCTCAAACCTAAGCTACGAAAAGCTCGCACTTCACATCATCTCGCTATTTAAATTTGATGTATCTGAGGCGTTTTTCAAAAAGGCGCTCAAGAGATATGCAAGCTTTGATGATCCAAAGCACCCAGTCATTTTTAAAAAAATAGATAAAAATTTATACGTAAATGAGCTCTATCACGGTCCAACAAGAGCGTTTAAGGATATGGCGCTTCAGCCCTTTGGCTCGCTGCTTAGTCAGCTAGCAAAAGAGAGAGGCGAAAGATACCTTATCATGTGCGCAACTAGCGGCGACACGGGCCCTGCGACACTTCAAACCTTTGCAAACGACGAGAATATTAAGGTCGTTTGCCTCTATCCAGATGGCGGCACGAGCGAGGTGCAAAAGCTGCAAATGCAGACCATGCAGGGTGAAAATTTAAAGGTTTTTGGCATAAAAGGCGACTTTGACGACGCTCAAAGAGCGCTAAAAACGCTGCTTGCAAATGATAAATTTAAATCTGAGCTTAAGAAAAAGCGCCTTAAACTAAGCGCGGCAAACTCGGTAAATTTTGGCAGAATTCTCTTCCAGATCATCTACCACGCCTACGCCTACGCAAATTTGCTAAAACAAAAGGCACTTAAGGCAAACGAGAGTTTTGACATCATCGTGCCAAGTGGAAATTTCGGCAACGCACTCGGGGCGTATTACGCTAAAAAAATGGGCGCAAAGATCGGCAAGATCAAGATCGCCTCAAACGCAAACAATATCTTGACGCAGTTTTTCACCACCGGCGTTTACGACCTAAGGGATAAAAAGCTGGTTAAGACGATAAGCCCAGCCATGGACATTTTAATAAGCTCAAACGTCGAGCGCTTGCTGTTTGATAAATTTGGTAGCGTTAGAACAAATGAACTCATGCAAAGCCTAGCAAAAGATAAATTTTATAAGCTTAGCAAGCAAGAGCTTGAAGCGCTAAAAGAGGACTTTGAGGCCAGCTGGTGCGACGATAAAGAGTGCGAGGCATACATCGCAAAGCTCGCAAAGAGCGGCTACGCGATCGATCCGCATACGGCTACTTGCTTTAAGATGGTGGATGCTGGCCGCATAAACGTCATCACATCGACCGCGCACTGGGTGAAATTTACGCCAAGCATGATCAAAGCGTGCCAGATCAAAGATACAAAAGATGAAAAAGATGCGCTGGCAAAGACCGCTAAAATCTTAAATGACAGCGTGCCAAGCTCGATAAACTCGCTATTTAGTGCGAAAATTTTGCATAAAAATATCATAAAAGAGGACGAGATCGAAAAGTGCGTCCTAGAATGGATCGAGCGATGA
- the kdsB gene encoding 3-deoxy-manno-octulosonate cytidylyltransferase produces MIIIPARLASTRFSNKILKEINGVPMFVATALRVSGVDDVAVAVDEPSVLDIAKAHGIKAVLTSKDHQSGTDRINEAAQILGLSESEIIINVQADEPFIEPENIAKFRAFCEQNRQNAFMFSCYKKMDDEFADDKNLVKVVTDFEGYALYFSRSRIPFNRSECKSYKAHLGIYGYSVKSLKEFCGLLPSSLENTEKLEQLRALENGKKIAMLEVESQSIGIDSEEDYQRALAKFGK; encoded by the coding sequence ATGATAATCATCCCAGCCCGCCTTGCCTCAACAAGGTTTAGTAATAAAATTTTAAAAGAGATAAACGGCGTGCCGATGTTTGTGGCGACGGCTCTTAGAGTAAGCGGCGTGGACGATGTGGCGGTTGCTGTGGATGAGCCAAGCGTGCTTGATATCGCCAAGGCTCACGGCATAAAAGCTGTGCTAACTAGCAAAGATCATCAAAGTGGCACTGACAGGATAAACGAAGCGGCGCAAATTTTGGGGCTAAGCGAGAGCGAGATCATCATAAATGTTCAGGCTGACGAGCCATTTATCGAGCCTGAAAATATCGCTAAATTTAGGGCATTTTGCGAGCAAAATAGGCAAAATGCCTTTATGTTTTCTTGCTATAAAAAGATGGACGATGAGTTTGCAGATGATAAAAATTTGGTCAAAGTGGTGACTGATTTTGAGGGCTATGCGCTTTACTTTTCAAGATCGAGGATACCATTTAACAGAAGCGAGTGTAAAAGCTACAAGGCACACCTTGGCATCTACGGATACAGCGTAAAGAGCCTAAAAGAGTTTTGCGGCCTCTTGCCTTCAAGCCTTGAAAACACCGAAAAACTCGAGCAGCTGCGCGCCCTAGAAAATGGCAAAAAGATAGCAATGCTAGAGGTTGAAAGTCAAAGTATCGGCATCGATAGCGAAGAGGACTACCAAAGAGCGCTTGCTAAATTTGGCAAATGA